A portion of the Calothrix sp. 336/3 genome contains these proteins:
- a CDS encoding YkvA family protein: MKFSIQSVYTWYRDLLRNPKYRWWVIIGTLLYLVSPIDISPDFLPIVGQLDDVFLLTLLVTEVSQVVIAGFKARKGSVDENEPKETVSASEETVDVDAVSMK, from the coding sequence ATGAAATTTTCTATTCAATCTGTATACACTTGGTATCGTGATTTACTACGCAACCCGAAGTATCGCTGGTGGGTAATCATCGGCACTTTATTATATTTAGTCAGCCCAATTGACATTTCTCCTGACTTTTTGCCCATCGTTGGTCAACTAGATGATGTATTTCTTTTAACATTACTTGTCACGGAAGTATCCCAGGTGGTGATTGCAGGTTTTAAAGCTCGCAAGGGTTCGGTTGACGAAAATGAACCGAAGGAAACTGTGTCTGCTAGCGAGGAAACCGTGGATGTGGATGCTGTTTCGATGAAGTAG
- the corA gene encoding magnesium/cobalt transporter CorA, with product MTQEKLDIEEDDNEIDDYYHHPGLIPGEIVIDEDASLPVIVLIDYCAETVIRQEINNPEECVPYLDSESVSWVDVQGLGSAAILQRLGKVFDLHPLILEDIVNVPERPKVEDYEDQIVIISRMVMPRKKGGFYSEQVSFVLGKSYLLTVQEEPERDSFEPVRSRLLRDKGIIRKQGADYLAYALLDAIIDGFFPVLEMYGDRIEELEEEAITNPSKNTLNKIYKIRRELLQVRRAIWPQRDAINSLIRDGHDLINEEVRIYLKDCYDHTIQIIDMVENYREIASGLMDVYLSAVGNKMNEIMKVLTVVSTIFIPLTFIVGIYGMNFNTDKSPYNMPELDWYWGYAFCWGIMILIATILLFLFWRWGWLQNSSRIDRN from the coding sequence ATGACACAAGAAAAACTGGATATTGAAGAAGATGATAACGAGATAGATGATTATTATCATCATCCGGGTTTAATCCCTGGAGAAATAGTGATTGATGAAGATGCTTCTTTACCTGTCATCGTTTTAATTGATTACTGTGCAGAAACAGTCATTCGTCAAGAGATAAATAACCCAGAAGAATGTGTTCCTTATTTAGATAGTGAGTCTGTTTCTTGGGTTGATGTTCAAGGTTTGGGTTCAGCGGCAATTCTCCAAAGATTGGGCAAGGTATTTGATTTACATCCCCTCATTCTAGAGGATATTGTGAATGTGCCAGAACGACCAAAGGTAGAAGATTACGAAGACCAAATAGTGATTATTTCCCGGATGGTAATGCCGAGAAAAAAAGGAGGTTTTTATAGTGAGCAAGTTAGTTTTGTTCTAGGAAAATCATATTTATTGACGGTACAGGAAGAGCCAGAGCGGGATAGTTTTGAACCAGTACGTTCTCGATTACTTCGAGATAAAGGAATTATTCGTAAACAAGGGGCTGATTATTTAGCTTATGCTTTACTAGATGCTATTATTGATGGTTTTTTTCCTGTTTTAGAAATGTATGGCGATCGCATTGAAGAACTGGAAGAGGAAGCTATTACAAATCCCAGCAAGAACACTTTAAATAAAATTTATAAAATCCGTCGGGAATTATTACAAGTCCGTCGAGCAATTTGGCCCCAACGTGATGCTATCAACTCTCTGATTCGAGACGGTCATGATTTAATTAATGAGGAAGTAAGAATATATCTGAAAGACTGTTATGACCATACTATTCAAATTATTGATATGGTAGAAAACTATCGAGAAATTGCTTCCGGATTAATGGATGTATATCTTTCTGCCGTAGGAAATAAGATGAATGAAATCATGAAAGTTTTAACGGTAGTATCAACAATTTTCATTCCTTTGACTTTTATTGTTGGTATTTACGGGATGAATTTCAATACAGATAAATCTCCCTATAATATGCCAGAGCTTGACTGGTATTGGGGTTATGCATTTTGCTGGGGAATCATGATTCTCATTGCCACTATTCTGTTATTCTTATTCTGGCGTTGGGGATGGCTACAAAATTCCTCTCGTATTGATCGTAATTAG
- a CDS encoding pentapeptide repeat-containing protein, whose amino-acid sequence MATPTVRRSKQQSSNEFPQSGKSPSLSLNMRRFAAWTTEMTLVVASGLIPFSMGAYANSFRDLNRVPLNPLLVATEREVARPLALPVSYGTRNVAFPTNFLWTVAILAPITVSFCQLYLLATRGSSLPKRWFGVKVVNSQGNAPGFGAIAVREGVGRWTVPVAVAYYLWRYSPVFPNILILTGLAGLIMLSESMGFPWQKKRRALHDQLAATYTIDANQPFNPSELIEETIPWTENTDEEAAIASVVMTPEPAPKVSLRDKLRQNPSTTLLGVALFSMAGVLTALIGTQIYIQTQQSRLAEEQKYSQQFLTFAQRLSPNSKASIEERRTAILALGTLKYPQGTKYLVNLLTRETNPILIDAIQQALANIGTSAIPELKRTNHSLVGDLDNTNSTSPGRELRQSRLSANQRAISKILTVYSGQTLGIDLSRINLAQSGLILDKIDLWGVKFRGANLSQGSLKGASFRGIGEDGRWDTYDDWISDLSNAQFQESNLTEANLSRVLMSRANFSRAILNKANLSSARLTGVNLSSAQLIRADLRNAILENASLTGADLSEAKLQDADLYAARLGRVIASSTRLSFANLSHTDWQGSDLSGAYLDRTDLRNANLSAARLSNANLQNANLQNANFRNADLSHADLQGANLAGADFQGATLFSGKADPTDQFVQTPTTGSQSAIIKGVDFSQVKNLDTKQLAYICTQGGIHPRCP is encoded by the coding sequence ATGGCAACCCCAACCGTGAGGAGAAGTAAACAGCAAAGTTCCAATGAGTTTCCCCAATCAGGGAAGTCTCCCTCTCTGTCATTAAATATGAGGCGTTTTGCCGCTTGGACAACAGAAATGACATTGGTGGTTGCCAGTGGTTTAATACCTTTTAGTATGGGTGCTTATGCCAACTCATTTCGGGATCTCAATCGTGTACCCCTCAACCCCTTATTAGTTGCAACAGAAAGAGAAGTTGCTCGTCCTTTGGCTTTACCCGTGAGTTATGGTACGCGGAATGTGGCTTTTCCCACCAATTTTCTGTGGACAGTTGCTATCCTTGCACCCATAACTGTCTCTTTTTGCCAGTTGTATTTGTTAGCAACTAGGGGTAGTAGTTTGCCCAAAAGGTGGTTTGGGGTTAAGGTTGTCAATTCCCAAGGAAATGCACCAGGTTTTGGGGCGATCGCAGTACGTGAAGGTGTTGGACGCTGGACAGTACCAGTGGCAGTAGCTTATTATCTCTGGCGTTATAGTCCGGTTTTTCCCAATATTCTCATCCTGACTGGACTCGCAGGGTTAATTATGTTGAGTGAAAGCATGGGTTTTCCCTGGCAAAAAAAACGTCGTGCGCTCCACGATCAATTGGCTGCCACCTATACCATAGATGCAAATCAACCCTTTAACCCAAGCGAATTAATAGAAGAAACTATTCCCTGGACGGAAAACACAGACGAAGAAGCGGCGATCGCCTCCGTTGTCATGACTCCAGAACCCGCTCCCAAAGTCAGTTTGCGGGATAAATTGCGCCAAAACCCTAGCACCACCCTTCTAGGAGTCGCCCTTTTCAGTATGGCAGGGGTCTTAACTGCCCTGATTGGTACGCAAATATACATTCAAACTCAACAAAGCCGTCTGGCAGAAGAACAAAAATATAGTCAACAATTTCTCACCTTTGCTCAACGCCTCAGCCCCAATTCCAAAGCCAGTATAGAGGAGCGTCGTACCGCTATCTTAGCCCTGGGAACTCTCAAATATCCCCAAGGAACAAAATACTTAGTTAATTTACTGACCAGGGAAACAAACCCCATACTAATTGATGCTATTCAACAAGCCCTGGCAAATATAGGTACGAGTGCTATCCCCGAACTCAAACGGACTAATCATTCATTAGTGGGGGATCTAGATAATACCAACTCCACATCACCAGGTCGGGAATTACGGCAAAGTCGCCTATCTGCCAATCAACGAGCAATTAGCAAAATTCTTACCGTCTACAGTGGGCAAACCCTAGGGATAGACTTAAGTCGTATAAACCTTGCCCAAAGTGGGTTAATACTTGACAAAATCGACCTTTGGGGAGTCAAATTTAGGGGAGCAAATCTCAGCCAAGGTAGCTTGAAAGGCGCTAGTTTTCGAGGAATTGGTGAAGATGGACGTTGGGATACCTATGATGATTGGATTAGTGATTTATCTAATGCCCAATTTCAAGAAAGCAATCTGACTGAAGCAAATCTCAGTCGTGTATTGATGAGTCGGGCTAATTTTAGTCGTGCCATTCTCAATAAAGCTAATCTCTCTAGCGCACGACTTACAGGAGTTAATCTCAGTAGTGCCCAACTCATACGTGCTGATTTACGCAATGCAATTTTAGAAAATGCCAGCCTCACCGGAGCAGACTTAAGTGAAGCCAAACTTCAAGATGCTGATTTGTATGCTGCTCGTTTAGGACGTGTGATTGCCAGTAGCACCCGGCTTTCCTTTGCCAACCTTAGCCATACGGACTGGCAAGGGTCGGATTTATCTGGTGCGTATTTAGACAGAACTGACCTCCGTAATGCCAATCTGAGTGCGGCTCGTTTAAGCAACGCTAATTTGCAAAATGCTAATTTACAAAATGCCAACTTTCGCAATGCTGACTTGAGTCATGCTGATTTGCAGGGAGCAAACCTCGCAGGAGCAGACTTTCAAGGAGCAACGCTCTTTTCTGGCAAGGCAGATCCTACAGATCAGTTTGTGCAAACACCGACTACAGGAAGTCAGTCAGCCATCATCAAAGGAGTTGATTTTAGTCAAGTCAAAAATTTGGATACCAAGCAACTAGCTTATATTTGTACCCAGGGGGGAATTCACCCTCGTTGTCCCTAG